A stretch of the Capsicum annuum cultivar UCD-10X-F1 chromosome 10, UCD10Xv1.1, whole genome shotgun sequence genome encodes the following:
- the LOC124888053 gene encoding lysine--tRNA ligase-like isoform X1 yields MESSVSTNPLSKSALKRVKKAKDKEHLEQEKKAAAVAISQVEHHNIPENDNLDPTQYLANRLRRIELLKESGMNSYPHTFHITISIPEFVCRYAYLSAGEKLEAIEFETSLAGRVISKRASSSKLYFYELLGGGVRVQVLASARDSDMDDVAFSNYHSGVKQGDIIGVRGYPVLAPCLHMLPKHFASSVVDETRTQSFQGTTANDTWIPGDARNPDSYVLRDQKTRYRQRYLDLMMNPEVQTLFRTRARIISYIRSFLDNLGFLEVETPAMNLTAGGASARPFVTHHNELDTKLFMCVSPELYLKKLVVGGFDRVYETGKQFRNEGMDLTHSPEFTKCEFYMAYADYNDLMDLTEQLLSGMVKELTGSYKIRYHANCLDNEPVEIDFTPPFRKIDMLSELEEVANISIPRDLSSEAANKYFLDVCEEFDVKCPPPQTTTRLLDKLVGHFVEVNCIKPTFIINHPEIMSPLAKSHRSEPGLTELFNLFFTLMQMCYIFQL; encoded by the exons ATGGaatcatctgtttcaacaaatccACTTAGCAAGAG TGCTCTTAAGAGAGTGAAGAAGGCAAAGGATAAGGAGCACCTGGAACAGGAAAAGAAG GCTGCAGCAGTAGCTATAAGTCAAGTGGAGCATCACAATATACCTGAGAATGATAATTTGGATCCTACT CAATACTTGGCGAACAGATTGAGGAGAATTGAATTGTTGAAAGAATCTGGAATGAATTCATATCCACATACATTTCACATCACAATTTCTATCCCTGAATTTGTCTGCAGATATGCTTATCTAAGTGCTGGAGAGAAACTTGAGGCCATTGAATTTGAAACCTCCTTAGCAG GGAGAGTAATAAGCAAGAGAGCATCATCGTCAAAACTCTATTTCTATGAACTGCTTGGTGGTGGGGTGAGAGTACAAGTACTGGCTAGTGCAAG GGATTCAGATATGGATGATGTTGCATTTTCTAATTATCACTCGGGAGTGAAGCAAGGTGACATCATTGGTGTCCGCGGATATCCTG TACTAGCACCTTGCCTACACATGCTGCCAAAGCATTTCGCCTCCTCCGTCGTAGATGAAACTCGGACACAG AGTTTCCAAGGAACAACTGCTAATGATACTTGGATTCCAGGAGATGCAAGAAATCCTGATTCATATGTGTTGAGGGATCAG AAAACTCGGTATCGTCAAAGGTACTTAGATCTAATGATGAATCCAGAAGTTCAAACTTTATTCAGGACTCGAGCAAGAATCATTTCTTACATCAGGAGTTTCCTCGATAATCTTGGGTTTCTGGAG GTAGAGACTCCTGCTATGAATTTGACTGCTGGAGGAGCTTCAGCAAGACCATTTGTTACTCACCATAACGAGTTGGACACAAAGCTATTTATGTGTGTTTCCCCCGAGCTTTATCTTAAGAAGTTGGTTGTTGGTGGATTTGATCGTGTTTATGAGACCGGGAAGCAATTCAGGAATGAGGGAATGGATTTAACTCATTCTCCTGAATTCACAAAGTGTGAATTTTATATGGCCTATGCTGATTACAATGACTTGATGGATTTGACAGAGCAGCTACTATCAG GTATGGTGAAGGAACTAACCGGAAGCTACAAAATAAGGTACCATGCTAATTGCTTGGATAATGAACCGGTAGAAATTGATTTCACTCCTCCATTCAG AAAGATTGATATGCTGTCGGAGTTGGAGGAAGTGGCTAACATCAGCATACCTAGAGATCTTTCCAGTGAAGCTGCTAATAAGTACTTCCTAGATGTATGTGAAGAGTTTGATGTCAAATGTCCTCCACCTCAAACTACAACAAGATTGCTCGATAAG CTAGTTGGACATTTTGTTGAAGTGAACTGCATAAAACCGACTTTCATT
- the LOC124888053 gene encoding lysine--tRNA ligase-like isoform X2, protein MESSVSTNPLSKSALKRVKKAKDKEHLEQEKKAAAVAISQVEHHNIPENDNLDPTQYLANRLRRIELLKESGMNSYPHTFHITISIPEFVCRYAYLSAGEKLEAIEFETSLAGRVISKRASSSKLYFYELLGGGVRVQVLASARDSDMDDVAFSNYHSGVKQGDIIGVRGYPGKSKRGELSIFVKSFVVLAPCLHMLPKHFASSVVDETRTQSFQGTTANDTWIPGDARNPDSYVLRDQKTRYRQRYLDLMMNPEVQTLFRTRARIISYIRSFLDNLGFLEVETPAMNLTAGGASARPFVTHHNELDTKLFMCVSPELYLKKLVVGGFDRVYETGKQFRNEGMDLTHSPEFTKCEFYMAYADYNDLMDLTEQLLSGMVKELTGSYKIRYHANCLDNEPVEIDFTPPFRKIDMLSELEEVANISIPRDLSSEAANKYFLDVCEEFDVKCPPPQTTTRLLDKLVGHFVEVNCIKPTFIINHPEIMSPLAKSHRSEPAM, encoded by the exons ATGGaatcatctgtttcaacaaatccACTTAGCAAGAG TGCTCTTAAGAGAGTGAAGAAGGCAAAGGATAAGGAGCACCTGGAACAGGAAAAGAAG GCTGCAGCAGTAGCTATAAGTCAAGTGGAGCATCACAATATACCTGAGAATGATAATTTGGATCCTACT CAATACTTGGCGAACAGATTGAGGAGAATTGAATTGTTGAAAGAATCTGGAATGAATTCATATCCACATACATTTCACATCACAATTTCTATCCCTGAATTTGTCTGCAGATATGCTTATCTAAGTGCTGGAGAGAAACTTGAGGCCATTGAATTTGAAACCTCCTTAGCAG GGAGAGTAATAAGCAAGAGAGCATCATCGTCAAAACTCTATTTCTATGAACTGCTTGGTGGTGGGGTGAGAGTACAAGTACTGGCTAGTGCAAG GGATTCAGATATGGATGATGTTGCATTTTCTAATTATCACTCGGGAGTGAAGCAAGGTGACATCATTGGTGTCCGCGGATATCCTG GGAAGAGTAAGAGAGGAGAGCTAAGTATCTTTGTGAAATCTTTTGTAGTACTAGCACCTTGCCTACACATGCTGCCAAAGCATTTCGCCTCCTCCGTCGTAGATGAAACTCGGACACAG AGTTTCCAAGGAACAACTGCTAATGATACTTGGATTCCAGGAGATGCAAGAAATCCTGATTCATATGTGTTGAGGGATCAG AAAACTCGGTATCGTCAAAGGTACTTAGATCTAATGATGAATCCAGAAGTTCAAACTTTATTCAGGACTCGAGCAAGAATCATTTCTTACATCAGGAGTTTCCTCGATAATCTTGGGTTTCTGGAG GTAGAGACTCCTGCTATGAATTTGACTGCTGGAGGAGCTTCAGCAAGACCATTTGTTACTCACCATAACGAGTTGGACACAAAGCTATTTATGTGTGTTTCCCCCGAGCTTTATCTTAAGAAGTTGGTTGTTGGTGGATTTGATCGTGTTTATGAGACCGGGAAGCAATTCAGGAATGAGGGAATGGATTTAACTCATTCTCCTGAATTCACAAAGTGTGAATTTTATATGGCCTATGCTGATTACAATGACTTGATGGATTTGACAGAGCAGCTACTATCAG GTATGGTGAAGGAACTAACCGGAAGCTACAAAATAAGGTACCATGCTAATTGCTTGGATAATGAACCGGTAGAAATTGATTTCACTCCTCCATTCAG AAAGATTGATATGCTGTCGGAGTTGGAGGAAGTGGCTAACATCAGCATACCTAGAGATCTTTCCAGTGAAGCTGCTAATAAGTACTTCCTAGATGTATGTGAAGAGTTTGATGTCAAATGTCCTCCACCTCAAACTACAACAAGATTGCTCGATAAG CTAGTTGGACATTTTGTTGAAGTGAACTGCATAAAACCGACTTTCATT